CGTGCGCGTGCCTGCCTCCGCGTTGCTGCTGGGCGAGGGACGGGGCTTCGAGATCGCGCAGGGGCGCCTGGGTCCGGGCCGCATCCACCACTGCATGCGGCTGATCGGACAGGCCGAGCGGGCGCTGGAACTGATGGTGGCCCGGGCCTCGTCTCGCGTCGCCTTTGGCAAACCGTTGTCGGCGCACCAGCATGTGCGCGAACTGATCGCGCAGAGTCGCATGGAAATTGATCAAGCGCGCCTGCTGACCATGAACGCGGCGCACATGATGGACACCGTGGGCAACAAGGAGGCGCGTGGACAGATCGCGGCCATCAAGGTGGTGGCCCCGAACATGGCACTGGCCGTGATTGACCGCGCCATTCAGGTTTTCGGCGGCGCGGGCGTCAGTCAGGACACCCCGCTGGCGATGATGTACGCCCAGGCCCGCACCCTGCGCCTGGCCGACGGCCCGGACATCGTGCACATCGGCACCGTGGCCAAGGAAGAATTGCGCCGTCAGGGCGAGGCAGCCCGCGGGCGCGACAACGTGTTCTCGCCTTCCAGCTGAGCGGGCTGATCAAGGAGTCAACGTCAATGGAACTGAAGAACAAGACTGTCGTTATTACGGGCGCCGCCTCGGGGATCGGGCTGGCCCTCGCCACCCGCTTCGTGCACGAGGGGGCAACTGTCATCGCCTCGGACCGCAATGCGGAGGTTGGAGCGCAGAAGGCCCAGGAGATCGGCGCACGGTTCGTGGCCGCCGATGTGGGCCAGGAAGCTGATGTCAAGGCATTGATTGACGACGTGCTGGGCAAGGAAGGCCAGATTGACCTGTTCTGTTCCAACGCCGGTATCGCCGTTGGTGAGGGACCGGAAACACCGGACAGGGTATGGGACCTGATTCACCGCGTTAACGTGATGTCCCATGTCTGGGCCGCCCGTCACCTGCTGCCACACATGCTTGAGCGTGGCGAGGGCTACTTGCTCAACACCGCGTCAGCAGCGGGCCTGTTGACTGAGCTGCATTCTGCGCCCTACGCCGTGACCAAACACGCCGCACTGGCCTTTGCGGAGTGGCTGGCCGTCACCTACGGGGACCGGGGCATCAAGGTGGCGTGTCTGTGCCCGGAGGGCGTGTGGACGCCCATGATCCAGAACGCGCCCATCCTGCAGCAGACGGCGGTCACCACCGACGTGCTGGTGGAAGAAACCCTGAAGGTGCTTCACGCCGATGGTTTCCTGATCACCACCCACGACACCACCTTGAAGTCCTTCCAGAACAAGGCGGGCAACTACGGCGAGTGGATCAGCAAGATGCGCCACCTGCGCAAGAAGGCGATGGCGCTGCTGGAGGGGGGGAACACGTTCAAGGACGGAGAAGCGCCGCGCACCGAGGGTCATCCTTGAGTCGCCCGGAGACCTCAGCGGTGCGTTCCGGCGAGGAGTTGCCACTGGAGACCTTGCGTGAGGTCCTGCGTGGCCGGGTGGAGGGGGACCTGAACGCGCTGGAGGTGACACAGTTTCCCGGCGGCTTCTCAAACCTCACCTACCTGCTTCAGATGGGCGAGAGCGAGTACGTGCTGCGCAGGGCCCCCCTGGGCCCAGTGGCGAAGGGAGCGCATGACATGGCCCGCGAGTATCACCTGCTGGAAAAGATTCATCCGGTGCTGAGCGTCGCCCCGCAGCCGCTGTTTCTGGTAGAGGACCCACAGATCCTGGGTTCCCCCTTTTATCTGATGGAACGGCGGCGCGGTCTGGTGGTACGCACGACGATTCCAGCCGAGTACCGCTCCCTGCCGGACGCACCCCGCCAGATGTCCGAAGCGGTGGCCGACACGCTGGCCGCCCTGCACGCCGTGGACATCGATGCAGCTGGTCTACGGTCCATCGGCAGGCCCGAGGGTTTCAATGCCCGGCAGGTAGGCGGTTGGGCTGGACGCTGGCGGCGCGCGCGGGACCTCTTGAAGGACAGCGGCGATCTTCCGCCGCCTGCTGAACTGCGTGATGAGCTGGTGATCGCGTGGCTCGAAGCCCACACACCTGAAGAATCCGCCCACACCCTGGTTCACAACGATCTGAAATTGGACAATCTGATGCTGGACCCCGCCGATCCATCGCATGTGGTGGCCTTGCTGGACTGGGAAATGACCACCGTGGGTGATCCACTGGTGGACCTGGGCCTCACGCTGACGTACTGGACCATGCCCGAACAGCCGGGACGTGGGATAAATGAGATCGGGGCAAACTTCCCAGGCTTCCTGAACCGCGAGGAGTTCATCGCCCGCTACGCCCAGCGGTCTGCTCGTCATGTGACGAGCGACTCAGTACGCTGGTACGAGGTGCTGGGCCATTTCAAGCTGGCGGTGATCGTGATTCAGATTTTCGCTCGCTACCGCGCGGGACAGACCAGCGACCCGCGTTTCGCGCCTCTGGCCGCGCAGGCCGAGTGGCTAATTCTAGAGGCATGGCGGAGAATCTCTGCAGAGGCGATGGGCGATGGTGGCGAGGTGCACCCCACCGATGAGTGAGTTGATCCTGGTCCGCCACGGTCAGGCCACGCCGTTTGAACAGGATACGGACCGCCTCTCTGAACTGGGCGAGCAGCAGGCGCGGGCGGTGGGGCTGGCGCTGAGCACTGAGGGGTTCACCCCGACGCACGTCATGCACGGTCCGCTTGTCCGGCAACACCGTACGGCACAGATCGCTGCCGATGCGGCTCATTTTGTGGACGCGGACGCTCCCCCGCCCTGGCCCGATGCCGTTGAAGACACTCGGCTGGCCGAGTACGACGGCGATGGGCTGCTCCGCGAACTCGCGCCGCGGCTGGCCGCTCAGGACGACGCCTTTGCCGCCACTGCCCGGCAGTTTCACGAGCGTCGGCATGCGCCGGATCGCAACCGCTCCTTTCAACCCCTGCTGGAGCAGCTGGCGGGAGCGTGGCAGGAGGGCCGGGTGGGCCACGCGGAAGTCGAGGCCTGGGCCACCTTCCGCCAGCGGGTCCACGCGGCACTGGGAGATGTGCTGCGCCTGCCCTCCGGCTCCTCTGTGGTTGTCTTTACCAGCGGCGGCGTGATCGGCCTGATGGTGGCGCTGACGCTGGACGCCCCGGACGCGGCGGCCCTGCGACTCAACTGGCGGGTCCGCAACGGAAGCCTGACCCGCTTCACGTTCGGGGGTGGACGCCTGAGCCTGGACTCCTTCAACGAGGTGGCCCACCTGCCACCCGAACTGCGAAGCTGGCGGTAGCGCTCTAGTTGAGCAGTCGCATAAAGGCAGTAAAGGTGCCCAGCGCGTGCGGGTGCGCCTGAAAAAGCACTTCAGGATGCCACTGAACCCCGATTACACCGTCTCCCTCCAGCGCCTCAACGACGCCATCGGGGGCTAGAGCGGTGACCTGCAACGTCGGCGCCACTTCATCAATGGCCTGATGATGTGAGGAGTTGACCAACGCGCGGTCGCCGTGGGTCCCTCCCAGCAAACTGCCCGGCGTGAACGTCACCTCGTGGCCCAGCGTACTGGCATGAACACGCTGGGCATGGTCGGCCCAGGCCCACTGCACGTCAGGCAAGTGCTGATGCAGCGTGCCCCCCTCCAGCACGTTGATCATCTGAACGCCCCGGCAGATGCCCAGCACGGGTTTGCCCAATGCACGGGCGGCGCGGTACAGCTCGGTTTCGAAGGCATCGCGGGCCTCGTCCACCTCGCCCAGGCCACGCCGGGGGTGCTGGCCGAAGTGGCGTGGATGCACGTCCACGCCACCGGTGAGCACGACCGCGTCCACCTGCGCAGCGTAGTCGGCGGCCAGATCAGGCAGGTTGGGCAGTAGGGTGGGAAGCCCCCCCACCTGCTCCACTGCTTCGGAATAACGCCGCGACAAACCGTGATGGGTGCGAGGCGCGGTGTCGGCAAGGTGTGAGGAGGTTAGACCGATCAGCGGACGTGCAGGCATGGCCCAAGGATAGAGCCTGGGCTTGGAGACTGGAATGCAGATCGGGCTGTAACTTCCTGGAGCATTTCTCCTCTTTGCAGACACACATCCTGTACCGGTGAAAAGCTGAGGCCCTGCAGAGCAGAGAGCGGCGACGGACTCACCTCACACTGGATTTAGAATTTACCCCTGAATTCTTTAGCTAAAGTCCATCTGGAACGCAATTTTGACCTGCATCACCATTGAAATCTGACGCCCCCTCTTATAGTCCGGCAACCGTGGTAGGTGGGTGCGCGCTAAGGGTGGACTTTTCCGCTGGCGGCGCATAGGCCACCGGCACCTGAACGGTCCGCACCGCTCACTCATCGCAGCTCACACCCTGGGGGGGAACCATACCGTGCCACCATCTCTTCAACCTAATCGCCCCTTATGGGACACCATGCCTGCACTTCTGGTGCTGGCGCATCTGCGCTGGGACTTTGTTTTTCAACGTCCTCAGCATCTGCTAACCCGAGCAGCCCGTGACCGCACCGTTTATTACATCGAAGAACCCATTTTCGGTGAGCACGACAGTCACTTAGAGCGTCGGCGTGAGGGCAACGTCATTGTTTGCACGCCCCGAATCCGGGCGGGACTGTCGCCGGACGAGTCTCAGGGAAAAACTGCGCAGATGTTAACTGAGCTGGTGAGAGCCGAGGGTCTGATCGAATACGATCTCTGGGTCTACACCCCCATGGAGCTGCCTGTGACGGTAGGCCTCAGTCCGCGCGTCACGGTTTACGACTGCATGGATGAACTGGCTAATTTCAAGGGTGCCCCCCCTGAATTGCGGCAGCGTGAGGCACAGCTGTTTGACCGTGCGGGAGTGGTCTTCACTGGTGGTCAACGCCTATACGAGGCCAAGTCCGAACGTCATCCCAACGTGCATCCTTTCCCATCCAGCGTGGAGGTCTGCCATTTCGCACAGGCACGCAACGGTCTGGCAGATCCTGCGGATCAGGCAGGAATGGCGCGGCCCCGCCTGGGGTTTTACGGCGTCATCGATGAACGGTTTGACACCGAGCTGATCGCTGAGGTGGCCCGCCGCCGTCCTGAATGGCAGTTCGTTCTGATCGGCCCAGTAGTCAAAATCGATCCTGTTGATCTGCCCCAAGCAGCCAATCTCCACTACCTGGGTATGAAAGGCTACGCGGACCTGCCCGCCTATCTGGCCCACTGGGATGTAGCGCTCTTGCCTTTTGCACGCAATGATGCCACCGAGTTCATCAGTCCCACCAAGACTCCCGAGTATCTGGCAGCAGGTGTTCCGGTCGTCTCAACAGGCATCTGCGACGTGGTCCGCCCTTATGGACAGTTGGAACTGGCCCGGATTGCGGACACTCCTGAAGAGTTTGAGGCGGCCTGCCAAGCAGCGCTGGACGAGCGTGGCACGGAAGCAGGCCAGCATCGCCAGACCAGAGCTGACCAATACCTGAACGGGCTGTCCTGGGACCTGACATGGTCGGAGATGGCCCAATTGATCGAAGAAGCGGCGGCTCCAGCTACCCTGCACACGCGCACCTCCAGCCATGCGGCCCTGTTGACAGGTTCAGATGACTGAGTCTTCAATCCGAAAGAATGAACGTACAGGCGGGTCAGCCTCCAAGTTCGACTATCTGATCGTGGGAGCAGGCTTTGCCGGCAGTGTGCTGGCCGAGCGGCTGGCGAGCGTAGGGCGGCGAGTGCTCATCGTGGATCGCCGCCCACATATCGGCGGTAACGCCTATGACCGCTACGACGATGCCGGCATTCTGATTCACCCCTATGGCCCCCACATCTTCCACACCAATAGTGCCGAGGTCTTTGCCTATCTCTCGCGCTTTACCGAGTGGCGCCCGTACCAACACCGTGTTCTGGCGAGTGTGGACGGCCAAGAACTGCCGATTCCCATCAATCTTGACACCGTCAACCGGCTGTATGGGTTGAACCTGACGGCATTTCAGGTCGAGGAGTTCTTTGCCTCGGTGGCCGAGCCCGTCGAGAAGGTGCGCACCAGCGAAGACGTCGTGGTGGGCAAGGTGGGGCGCGATCTATATAACAAGTTCTTCCGGGGGTATACCCGTAAGCAGTGGGGACTGGACCCCAGTGAACTGGACGCCAGCGTCACCGCACGCGTGCCCACCCGCACCAATCGGGATGATCGCTACTTCGCCGATACCTATCAGGCCATGCCCCTCCACGGATATACCCGCATGTTTGAAGCGATGCTGGCCCACCCCAACATCAAGGTCATGCTCAACACCGATTACCGCGAGATTCTGCATCTGATCCCTCATGACCACCTGATTTACACCGGTCCGGTAGATGCCTTTTTCGAATATCAGTATGGCAGGCTGCCCTACCGTAGCCTGGAATTCCGACACGAGACGCACGATATGCCGCAGTTCCAGCCTGTGGGCACCGTCAACTTTCCCAACGACTACGCCTACACCCGTATCAGCGAGTTCAAACACATCACCGGCCAGCGCCATGAGCGCACCAGCGTGGTATACGAGTACCCTCAGGCGGAGGGCGATCCGTACTACCCGGTACCGCGCCCCGAGAACGCCGAGTTGTACAAGAAATATGAAGCGCTTGCGCAGGCACAGCCCGACGTAACCTTTGTGGGCCGCCTGGCCACCTACCGATATTACAACATGGACCAAGTGGTTGCTCAGGCTCTGACCACCTTCAAAAAGTTGCAGGATCAGCCCGTAAAGGAAGGGGAACCGCTACAGGTCTAGGGCCTGGGTACGATTAAAGGACGAGGGGTGCGAAGACTGTA
The genomic region above belongs to Deinococcus humi and contains:
- a CDS encoding histidine phosphatase family protein, whose product is MSELILVRHGQATPFEQDTDRLSELGEQQARAVGLALSTEGFTPTHVMHGPLVRQHRTAQIAADAAHFVDADAPPPWPDAVEDTRLAEYDGDGLLRELAPRLAAQDDAFAATARQFHERRHAPDRNRSFQPLLEQLAGAWQEGRVGHAEVEAWATFRQRVHAALGDVLRLPSGSSVVVFTSGGVIGLMVALTLDAPDAAALRLNWRVRNGSLTRFTFGGGRLSLDSFNEVAHLPPELRSWR
- a CDS encoding gamma-glutamyl-gamma-aminobutyrate hydrolase family protein, with protein sequence MPARPLIGLTSSHLADTAPRTHHGLSRRYSEAVEQVGGLPTLLPNLPDLAADYAAQVDAVVLTGGVDVHPRHFGQHPRRGLGEVDEARDAFETELYRAARALGKPVLGICRGVQMINVLEGGTLHQHLPDVQWAWADHAQRVHASTLGHEVTFTPGSLLGGTHGDRALVNSSHHQAIDEVAPTLQVTALAPDGVVEALEGDGVIGVQWHPEVLFQAHPHALGTFTAFMRLLN
- a CDS encoding phosphotransferase family protein — translated: MSRPETSAVRSGEELPLETLREVLRGRVEGDLNALEVTQFPGGFSNLTYLLQMGESEYVLRRAPLGPVAKGAHDMAREYHLLEKIHPVLSVAPQPLFLVEDPQILGSPFYLMERRRGLVVRTTIPAEYRSLPDAPRQMSEAVADTLAALHAVDIDAAGLRSIGRPEGFNARQVGGWAGRWRRARDLLKDSGDLPPPAELRDELVIAWLEAHTPEESAHTLVHNDLKLDNLMLDPADPSHVVALLDWEMTTVGDPLVDLGLTLTYWTMPEQPGRGINEIGANFPGFLNREEFIARYAQRSARHVTSDSVRWYEVLGHFKLAVIVIQIFARYRAGQTSDPRFAPLAAQAEWLILEAWRRISAEAMGDGGEVHPTDE
- a CDS encoding SDR family oxidoreductase; this encodes MELKNKTVVITGAASGIGLALATRFVHEGATVIASDRNAEVGAQKAQEIGARFVAADVGQEADVKALIDDVLGKEGQIDLFCSNAGIAVGEGPETPDRVWDLIHRVNVMSHVWAARHLLPHMLERGEGYLLNTASAAGLLTELHSAPYAVTKHAALAFAEWLAVTYGDRGIKVACLCPEGVWTPMIQNAPILQQTAVTTDVLVEETLKVLHADGFLITTHDTTLKSFQNKAGNYGEWISKMRHLRKKAMALLEGGNTFKDGEAPRTEGHP
- a CDS encoding glycosyltransferase family 1 protein, which translates into the protein MPALLVLAHLRWDFVFQRPQHLLTRAARDRTVYYIEEPIFGEHDSHLERRREGNVIVCTPRIRAGLSPDESQGKTAQMLTELVRAEGLIEYDLWVYTPMELPVTVGLSPRVTVYDCMDELANFKGAPPELRQREAQLFDRAGVVFTGGQRLYEAKSERHPNVHPFPSSVEVCHFAQARNGLADPADQAGMARPRLGFYGVIDERFDTELIAEVARRRPEWQFVLIGPVVKIDPVDLPQAANLHYLGMKGYADLPAYLAHWDVALLPFARNDATEFISPTKTPEYLAAGVPVVSTGICDVVRPYGQLELARIADTPEEFEAACQAALDERGTEAGQHRQTRADQYLNGLSWDLTWSEMAQLIEEAAAPATLHTRTSSHAALLTGSDD
- the glf gene encoding UDP-galactopyranose mutase: MTESSIRKNERTGGSASKFDYLIVGAGFAGSVLAERLASVGRRVLIVDRRPHIGGNAYDRYDDAGILIHPYGPHIFHTNSAEVFAYLSRFTEWRPYQHRVLASVDGQELPIPINLDTVNRLYGLNLTAFQVEEFFASVAEPVEKVRTSEDVVVGKVGRDLYNKFFRGYTRKQWGLDPSELDASVTARVPTRTNRDDRYFADTYQAMPLHGYTRMFEAMLAHPNIKVMLNTDYREILHLIPHDHLIYTGPVDAFFEYQYGRLPYRSLEFRHETHDMPQFQPVGTVNFPNDYAYTRISEFKHITGQRHERTSVVYEYPQAEGDPYYPVPRPENAELYKKYEALAQAQPDVTFVGRLATYRYYNMDQVVAQALTTFKKLQDQPVKEGEPLQV